The following coding sequences are from one Bacteroidota bacterium window:
- the ychF gene encoding redox-regulated ATPase YchF, giving the protein MGLQCGIVGLPNVGKSTLFNALSSAKAQAANFPFCTIDPNIGVVTVPDKRLNKLEEMAKPQRVVPTTIEFVDIAGLVKGASKGEGLGNQFLGNIRTTDAIIHVLRCFEDPNIIHVDGSVNPVRDKEIIDTELQLKDLESVDKKLEKLKKLVKTGDKEVIKGLEVLGLYKQHLESGQSARTAPLNNPEEKRFIEDLQLLTEKPVIYCCNVDEGSVVNGNALVEQVRKAVASENAEVVIISAAIESEIAVLESAEDRDAFLKDLGLEETGLNRLIAAAYHLLSLQTYFTVGEKEVRAWTIHKGDKAPQAAGVIHSDFERGFIRAEVMAYDDFTHYKTEAACRAAGKLRSEGKEYLVHDGDIMNFLFNV; this is encoded by the coding sequence ATGGGTTTACAATGTGGCATCGTCGGTCTGCCAAATGTCGGCAAGTCAACTTTATTTAATGCGCTTTCGTCTGCCAAAGCTCAGGCGGCTAATTTCCCCTTTTGCACCATAGACCCCAATATAGGGGTGGTTACGGTTCCAGATAAAAGGTTGAATAAACTGGAGGAAATGGCGAAGCCACAACGGGTGGTTCCTACTACGATTGAGTTCGTGGACATTGCGGGCTTGGTGAAAGGGGCCAGCAAAGGTGAAGGGCTGGGCAATCAGTTCTTGGGCAACATTCGTACTACCGACGCTATCATCCACGTACTCCGTTGTTTTGAAGATCCAAATATTATCCATGTGGACGGTTCCGTCAATCCGGTGCGCGATAAGGAGATTATTGACACCGAACTACAACTGAAGGATTTGGAAAGCGTAGATAAGAAATTAGAGAAGTTGAAAAAACTGGTAAAAACCGGTGATAAAGAAGTGATCAAGGGACTGGAAGTTCTGGGGCTTTATAAACAACATCTGGAAAGCGGCCAATCGGCTCGCACTGCTCCTTTAAACAATCCCGAGGAGAAACGTTTTATTGAAGACCTTCAACTCTTGACCGAAAAACCGGTTATCTATTGTTGTAATGTTGATGAAGGTAGCGTAGTAAACGGCAATGCTTTGGTGGAGCAAGTGCGCAAGGCAGTCGCCAGTGAAAATGCAGAAGTGGTCATCATCTCAGCGGCCATTGAATCGGAAATTGCTGTTCTGGAAAGTGCCGAAGATCGCGATGCCTTTCTTAAAGATTTAGGATTGGAAGAAACGGGACTTAACCGACTTATTGCAGCAGCTTATCACTTGCTCAGTCTTCAAACCTATTTTACCGTTGGAGAAAAGGAAGTTCGTGCCTGGACCATTCATAAGGGCGATAAAGCCCCGCAGGCAGCGGGAGTCATTCACTCAGATTTTGAGCGCGGATTTATTCGTGCAGAGGTAATGGCTTACGACGACTTTACGCATTATAAAACCGAAGCGGCCTGTCGTGCTGCCGGGAAACTGCGCTCTGAAGGGAAAGAATACCTAGTTCACGATGGAGATATCATGAACTTCCTTTTTAACGTGTAG
- a CDS encoding T9SS type A sorting domain-containing protein, with protein sequence MVLEVTLSISPAAATIVSNSLTMTSGVLYTDSTNILRILDNATSTSGSANSYIRGPVVKVGNDDFVFPIGKAGKWRRVGISSITDVSTEVKAEYFNTGYTSLIPLSGRLQDVDGDQYWDIDRTVSTDSMKIELFWESISQPDGWICDELTIAHWKTNHWAEEVATTVLGSLCDFGGSGSLKTTGYVSSFSPFSIGGTGQHSMPIELLSFEAKPVDKNVQTRWTTSLEVNNHYFTLERSPDAETFTAIARIEGANNSTQLLDYNWLDENPLPGVSYYRLKQTDYDGQFSYSNIVSVRMKTGLTYKIYPNPSKGHIYIYVSDPSQDLNFSMIDMTGREVFSKTMTGNNGQLLEINTSGILPAGMYFIHLSNGADNFSEKLIVE encoded by the coding sequence ATGGTGCTGGAGGTTACCTTGAGTATTAGTCCCGCTGCCGCTACAATTGTCAGCAATTCACTTACTATGACAAGCGGGGTTCTTTATACGGATTCCACAAACATCCTGCGAATTTTAGATAATGCAACTTCAACTTCCGGCTCTGCCAATAGCTATATCCGTGGACCGGTGGTAAAGGTGGGTAATGATGATTTTGTTTTCCCGATTGGCAAAGCGGGCAAATGGAGAAGAGTAGGTATTTCGTCTATCACCGATGTAAGCACCGAAGTAAAGGCAGAGTATTTTAATACCGGATATACCTCCTTAATACCCCTGAGCGGAAGATTACAAGATGTTGATGGAGATCAGTATTGGGATATTGACAGAACCGTTTCGACCGATTCAATGAAAATTGAATTGTTCTGGGAAAGCATTTCACAACCCGATGGATGGATCTGTGATGAACTCACCATCGCCCATTGGAAAACCAATCATTGGGCGGAGGAAGTGGCCACAACGGTATTGGGTTCTTTGTGTGATTTTGGTGGCAGCGGCAGCCTCAAAACTACCGGATACGTTTCTTCCTTTAGCCCCTTTAGCATTGGAGGAACCGGACAACACTCAATGCCTATTGAACTACTTTCTTTCGAAGCTAAACCGGTTGACAAGAACGTTCAAACCAGATGGACTACCTCACTGGAAGTCAACAATCACTACTTTACGCTTGAACGAAGTCCCGATGCAGAGACGTTTACTGCAATAGCTCGGATTGAGGGCGCTAATAACAGCACACAACTATTGGACTATAATTGGTTAGATGAAAATCCGCTACCGGGAGTTTCTTACTACCGCTTGAAACAAACAGATTATGATGGACAATTCAGCTATTCCAACATTGTTTCAGTAAGAATGAAGACAGGATTAACCTATAAGATTTACCCTAACCCCTCTAAAGGGCATATATATATTTACGTTTCTGACCCGTCTCAGGATTTAAACTTCAGCATGATTGACATGACCGGTCGTGAAGTATTTTCAAAAACAATGACAGGTAATAATGGACAACTACTTGAGATAAATACATCTGGCATCCTCCCGGCCGGTATGTATTTTATCCACCTTTCAAACGGTGCAGATAATTTCAGCGAAAAATTGATAGTGGAGTAA
- a CDS encoding fibronectin type III domain-containing protein: MIRKVKVLLAFLRLSVAEKISYGANVIAKLIANASVFTSPDVTPADLQLKNDELQAAKVDAAGGDKQKVAVMHNVEKEWELLFRKDANYVNRIADGDEAVIRLGGFDPTKAETTPSHQLSAPDVKVESTSTMIGIASVECEPFEHEHVENYVYVVATNPEPLSFPNGQISIGGAAGVVAVKVDTHRKTTIIGLTSKERYYITVFGVNEAGPGLASEPYTVTIS; this comes from the coding sequence ATGATACGGAAAGTAAAAGTTTTGCTCGCTTTCTTAAGATTAAGCGTAGCTGAAAAAATTTCTTACGGTGCCAATGTGATTGCAAAGCTAATTGCAAACGCGAGCGTCTTTACCTCGCCCGATGTCACCCCGGCAGATTTACAGCTGAAGAACGATGAACTTCAGGCGGCGAAGGTGGATGCAGCCGGAGGCGACAAGCAAAAGGTAGCAGTGATGCACAACGTGGAAAAGGAGTGGGAATTGCTTTTTAGAAAAGATGCCAATTATGTGAACCGGATTGCAGATGGAGATGAAGCGGTTATCCGGCTCGGCGGATTTGACCCAACCAAAGCAGAAACCACTCCTTCACATCAACTGTCAGCACCCGACGTGAAGGTTGAATCCACTTCCACCATGATTGGAATTGCTTCCGTAGAATGTGAACCCTTTGAACATGAGCATGTAGAGAACTATGTTTATGTGGTAGCTACAAATCCAGAGCCTTTATCTTTTCCTAATGGTCAAATTTCAATCGGGGGCGCTGCGGGGGTGGTGGCAGTAAAAGTGGATACGCATCGCAAAACAACTATTATCGGTTTAACTTCTAAAGAAAGATATTATATAACAGTGTTTGGAGTGAATGAAGCAGGGCCTGGCTTGGCTTCTGAGCCTTATACGGTGACCATTTCGTAA
- a CDS encoding RNA methyltransferase — MNHATTSYPDAFLGRMQLLLGDEFPAFIESLGQPSPTSLRLNPKKRISKFDSEEKISWCEEGRYLAQRPSFTFDPLFHAGTYYVQEASSMFVEQVWKQVNPNKEAVKVLDMCAAPGGKSTHLLSLMDGKGVLVSNELLPHRNRILQQNIIKWGYPNCIITQNKAEDFAALENYFDLVLIDAPCSGEGLFRKDKEAIDEWSERNVAICAQRQKDILNSAYRCLKPGGFLIYSTCTFEAEENDENMKRLGVGSWEIAVEQPGITKTNYGYQFFPHKVKGEGFYISVFKKEGDWVPNFEVSAPSAQLQNPDFLQSPEDFAEIKKNDLFFAIPKTIHNDFLFLEKQLYIRNVGICMGTMKGKDFLPAHDLALSIAIGKDIPSVELNNEEAIAYLRGETPKIKSAYRGWCLATFEEKNLGWMKLMPNRWNNYYPKEYRILKQK; from the coding sequence TTGAACCACGCCACTACTTCATATCCCGATGCCTTTTTAGGCAGAATGCAACTGCTTTTAGGTGATGAGTTCCCGGCTTTCATTGAAAGCCTCGGGCAACCTTCGCCCACGTCGCTGCGGTTGAATCCTAAAAAGAGAATTTCAAAGTTTGATAGCGAGGAGAAAATTAGTTGGTGTGAAGAAGGAAGATATTTGGCTCAGCGGCCCTCCTTTACTTTCGATCCGCTCTTTCATGCCGGAACGTATTATGTGCAGGAAGCCAGTTCTATGTTTGTTGAGCAGGTGTGGAAACAGGTGAATCCAAATAAGGAGGCGGTAAAGGTCTTAGATATGTGTGCTGCACCGGGCGGAAAATCTACTCATCTCCTTTCTTTGATGGATGGGAAAGGTGTATTGGTGAGCAATGAACTTCTCCCTCACCGCAATCGTATTCTTCAACAAAACATCATCAAATGGGGATATCCTAACTGCATCATTACGCAGAATAAAGCCGAAGATTTTGCTGCTCTTGAAAATTATTTTGATCTTGTTTTAATTGATGCGCCTTGCAGTGGCGAAGGCTTGTTTCGCAAGGACAAAGAAGCCATAGATGAATGGAGCGAACGAAACGTAGCGATTTGTGCGCAAAGGCAGAAAGACATTTTGAACAGCGCATATCGCTGCCTAAAACCAGGTGGCTTCTTGATTTATTCTACCTGCACTTTTGAAGCAGAAGAGAATGATGAGAACATGAAGCGGTTAGGGGTTGGCAGTTGGGAGATAGCGGTGGAACAACCGGGGATAACGAAGACCAACTATGGTTACCAATTCTTTCCACATAAGGTGAAGGGCGAAGGGTTTTATATAAGCGTGTTCAAGAAAGAGGGTGACTGGGTTCCAAACTTTGAAGTCTCGGCACCAAGCGCTCAACTTCAAAACCCCGACTTCCTTCAATCTCCCGAAGATTTTGCGGAGATAAAAAAGAACGATTTGTTTTTCGCCATCCCTAAGACTATTCACAACGACTTCTTGTTTTTGGAGAAACAGCTTTATATCCGCAACGTCGGCATTTGTATGGGGACGATGAAGGGAAAGGATTTTCTTCCTGCTCATGATTTGGCATTGAGCATTGCTATCGGCAAGGATATTCCCTCGGTAGAACTGAATAATGAGGAAGCTATTGCTTACTTGCGGGGCGAAACGCCAAAAATAAAATCAGCCTATCGCGGTTGGTGTTTGGCCACCTTTGAAGAAAAAAATCTTGGATGGATGAAATTGATGCCCAATAGGTGGAACAATTATTATCCGAAAGAATATAGAATACTGAAACAAAAATAA
- a CDS encoding class I SAM-dependent rRNA methyltransferase: protein MMTYPALILHQNKTHAVKRFHPWVFSGAVKQKEGNPQQGDVVEILSEQGEYLGTGHFGTGSVSARIFSFEKVSSLPELWQQKFQRAYQVRIAARLAESERTNAYRLIHAEGDGMPGLIVDWYNGTAVIQCHSNGMNREKENFVAALKSVYGNKLKAVYDKSAASLHHKDSSEPVKGTDGYLFGTLGEKTILENNLRFSVDWELGQKTGFFIDQRDNRSLLARYVSGKKVLNTFCYSGGFSVYAMKAGATLVHSVDSSAKAIEWTDENIALNGSAEGKHESYCADVFDFLKDSNEQYDLIVLDPPAFAKGQAARHSAIKAYTRLNHEAFRKIKKGGIVFTFSCSQVVNQEMFEGAITSAAIESSRDIRIIHRLSQAADHPVSIYNPEALYLKGLALYVE, encoded by the coding sequence ATCATGACATATCCTGCTCTTATTCTGCATCAAAACAAAACGCATGCCGTCAAGCGATTTCATCCTTGGGTCTTCTCGGGAGCCGTGAAGCAAAAGGAAGGAAATCCGCAACAAGGGGATGTAGTGGAGATTCTTTCGGAGCAGGGAGAATATCTCGGCACAGGTCATTTTGGAACCGGTAGCGTTTCGGCACGAATATTTTCGTTTGAGAAAGTTTCTTCTTTGCCCGAACTCTGGCAACAGAAATTTCAACGGGCTTATCAGGTGAGAATAGCCGCCCGCTTGGCTGAAAGCGAAAGGACCAATGCTTATCGGCTCATTCATGCCGAAGGAGATGGCATGCCCGGTTTGATTGTGGACTGGTATAACGGAACGGCGGTTATCCAATGCCATTCTAACGGAATGAACAGGGAGAAAGAAAACTTTGTGGCGGCTTTAAAGTCCGTTTATGGCAATAAGCTAAAAGCAGTTTATGACAAGAGCGCGGCCTCCTTGCATCATAAAGATTCTTCGGAACCCGTTAAAGGAACAGACGGATATCTGTTTGGAACGTTGGGCGAAAAAACCATTCTGGAAAACAATCTGCGCTTCTCGGTAGATTGGGAATTAGGTCAAAAGACAGGCTTCTTTATTGACCAGCGCGACAACCGCTCCCTGCTTGCCAGATATGTTTCAGGCAAAAAGGTATTGAATACTTTTTGTTATTCGGGCGGCTTTTCCGTTTATGCCATGAAAGCGGGAGCGACCTTGGTACATTCGGTGGATAGTTCTGCAAAAGCAATCGAATGGACCGATGAAAATATCGCCCTGAACGGAAGCGCCGAAGGAAAGCATGAAAGCTATTGCGCGGATGTGTTTGATTTTCTAAAAGATTCTAATGAGCAGTATGACCTGATTGTTCTCGACCCTCCGGCCTTTGCTAAGGGACAAGCAGCGCGACATTCGGCCATCAAGGCTTATACTCGTTTAAACCATGAGGCATTTAGAAAGATAAAGAAAGGAGGAATAGTTTTCACCTTTTCCTGTTCGCAAGTGGTGAACCAAGAGATGTTTGAGGGAGCGATTACTTCTGCGGCTATTGAATCGAGTAGGGATATTCGCATTATACACCGTTTGAGCCAAGCTGCCGACCATCCGGTGAGCATTTATAATCCCGAGGCGCTGTATTTAAAAGGCCTGGCATTATATGTAGAATGA
- a CDS encoding redoxin domain-containing protein, which produces MNNRLYNLLIFSFVALTSFAGTGKGTNIKLTIKGLENSRIILANYFGDKQYVKDTLVTDKSGTAYIKTDTVVPGGVYLAVFPDLGNRYFEFIINEPQFSIETDTNDLTGHIKVIGSAENKYFYDDMKYLGVVKHTSDSLSNLYKAAKDQKEKDKYREELSILDKQVKAKRTAVMENTPDLYYAKLLRAMKDVEVPEAPRDANGKIIDSAFQWRFFKNHYWDNIDLKDERMLRNPVFHNKLKTFMTQTVVQIPDSINVAGDELLAKTDGKNEVYRYILTYIFNEMANSKVMGFDNSYVYFGKNYFCTGLAPWIDTTKMFKICDRVKRLEPVLVGKKAQRLILPTDSTETQWKSLYDVKHKYTVLAFWDPDCGHCKKEIPVLAEAYHDLKKKGVDVEVFSPSIMTIEHYKDWIEFIKNNNLDWINVQDSKLHNNFRFEWDIQSTPQIYILDKDKVIKARRIGADQVEDYILHLENPSYRGKLTNKVNDEDKHEEAE; this is translated from the coding sequence ATGAATAATAGGCTTTATAATTTATTGATCTTCAGTTTTGTTGCATTAACGTCTTTTGCCGGTACCGGAAAAGGAACGAATATTAAACTGACTATTAAGGGCTTGGAGAACAGTCGAATCATTTTGGCTAATTATTTCGGCGACAAGCAATATGTGAAAGATACACTGGTTACCGACAAATCCGGTACGGCTTATATCAAAACCGATACGGTGGTGCCGGGCGGTGTTTACCTCGCTGTTTTCCCCGATTTAGGCAATCGTTACTTCGAATTCATTATCAACGAACCGCAGTTCTCCATTGAAACAGATACCAACGACCTGACCGGGCATATTAAAGTTATCGGTTCTGCCGAAAACAAGTATTTCTATGATGACATGAAGTATCTTGGAGTAGTGAAGCATACGTCTGACTCGTTAAGCAACTTATATAAAGCGGCAAAAGATCAAAAGGAGAAAGATAAATATCGCGAAGAGCTATCCATCCTTGATAAACAAGTGAAGGCCAAGCGGACAGCGGTGATGGAAAACACTCCTGACCTGTATTATGCCAAGCTGCTCAGAGCGATGAAAGATGTGGAAGTGCCGGAAGCCCCTCGCGACGCTAATGGAAAGATTATTGATTCCGCTTTTCAATGGAGGTTTTTCAAGAACCACTATTGGGACAATATTGATTTGAAGGATGAACGCATGTTGCGCAATCCGGTCTTTCATAACAAATTGAAAACCTTTATGACCCAAACGGTCGTGCAGATTCCTGATTCTATCAATGTTGCCGGCGATGAATTATTGGCGAAAACAGATGGCAAAAATGAAGTGTACCGTTATATTCTGACGTACATCTTTAACGAAATGGCAAACTCCAAGGTGATGGGTTTTGACAATTCGTATGTCTATTTCGGTAAGAACTATTTCTGCACCGGTTTGGCTCCGTGGATTGACACGACCAAAATGTTTAAAATTTGCGACCGGGTGAAAAGACTGGAACCGGTATTGGTTGGCAAAAAGGCTCAGCGATTAATTCTGCCAACAGATTCTACGGAAACTCAGTGGAAGTCGCTTTATGATGTCAAACATAAATATACCGTTCTCGCCTTCTGGGATCCGGACTGCGGGCATTGCAAAAAGGAAATTCCTGTTTTAGCAGAAGCCTACCATGATTTGAAGAAGAAAGGCGTGGATGTTGAAGTATTCTCCCCTTCTATTATGACCATCGAACATTATAAAGACTGGATAGAGTTCATTAAGAACAATAATTTGGATTGGATCAATGTTCAGGATTCTAAATTGCACAACAACTTCCGCTTTGAATGGGATATTCAAAGCACGCCGCAGATTTATATTTTGGATAAGGACAAGGTGATCAAGGCGCGCCGCATTGGTGCTGATCAGGTGGAGGATTATATCCTGCATTTAGAAAATCCTAGTTATCGGGGAAAACTCACCAACAAGGTGAATGACGAGGATAAGCACGAAGAGGCAGAATAA
- a CDS encoding response regulator has translation MLSINRAEPYRVFLVEDNPAEVRLIQEAVKEAELAKMLVFDYAYDGEEAMEKLDEMKYNHLHFDLVLLDLNLPKLSGKDVLEKIKSDSELETTPVIVVTNSDYKKDMIDCYRLGADGYLQKPADFKKLVDFFVSVKKSIEIRNKLSIYFIEHAYYDHLDIAV, from the coding sequence ATGTTGAGTATAAATCGTGCAGAGCCGTACAGAGTGTTTTTAGTGGAAGATAATCCCGCTGAAGTTCGTTTGATTCAGGAGGCCGTGAAAGAGGCTGAATTGGCAAAGATGCTTGTATTTGATTACGCTTATGATGGCGAAGAGGCGATGGAAAAGCTGGATGAAATGAAGTATAATCATCTTCATTTTGACTTAGTCCTATTGGATCTCAATCTCCCAAAGCTTTCGGGAAAAGATGTACTTGAGAAGATAAAATCTGATTCAGAATTAGAGACCACGCCAGTTATCGTGGTGACCAATTCTGATTATAAAAAGGATATGATTGACTGCTACCGCCTGGGGGCAGATGGCTATTTGCAGAAACCGGCAGATTTCAAAAAGCTGGTTGACTTCTTTGTATCGGTCAAAAAATCTATCGAAATCAGAAATAAGTTATCCATCTACTTTATCGAACACGCCTATTATGACCATCTCGATATTGCGGTTTAA
- a CDS encoding T9SS type A sorting domain-containing protein — translation MISKLYLKKMNSLRFLKLTGIFLTTFFAIGLNAQTVFWSDNFDAPAGGVNNNNAAAGWALNVNASGGNQWYINGGSTCGGGSRLHISCGGGLCGILGGPGASIYNAGTAATDKYSSSPDISTVGRTSITLKFSWKCNGQANNDYGLLRLSNDGGANWTDLATKYQSASSCQNATITIPAQYENISNFRIAFRWINNGDNAGSDPPFDIDNIELSVPSVSCPVVINNQSFTQPTCHNSNNGTVTITASGGSTLTYTINSGSPIVNSTGLFSGLPAGTYLVSVSDGTCSTTGTNIVLTNPLAITAPTASSNSPLCQGDTMKLLASVVLGATYAWTGPNGNNFNIKDPTKLNVAPADAGSYSVIATIGTCSSNSASTNVAVTTIPATPTASSNSPLCEGATLNLSSTTISGSTYDWTGPNNYTNQQNPSKTNIALADSGIYSVVAVFNNCKSSPATTTVVVNPTPASPIASSNSPLCEGATLNLTASTVSGAIYNWTGPNNFNNQQNPSVLGTDVADAGTYSVVAMIGTCSSLADTTDVIIAPPPSTPIASSNSPVCEGDSLHLMAANIVGATFDWTGPNTFTNEQNPNVANVSSADDGLYTVIATIGSCSSTPATITVVIEPSPVLVSPSSNSPLCSGATLTLDADNLSGASYSWTGPNGFSVNLQSTTRPNITVPDSGDYELTVSVGNCSSTEIVHVVVDETPIAPVLTASSTTICASDSVEVCAPSGFASYLWNQNGETTECGAAKFAGGLWVDVTATNGCSVRSNTLSISVLPVPTVSIVKQGDTLSTFGAVSYQWFKDGGAINGATSAVYIANGSGTYSVQITDVNGCKATSSGLVITGILEFSTLQGIEVFPNPSSRKFNIRYSGEGSKSVEVSLFNVIGEQVYHRAALFQNGVAVPIDVSNCSKGIYFLQVQTSSEKAIQKLVIE, via the coding sequence ATGATTTCAAAGTTGTACTTGAAAAAGATGAATTCCCTCCGATTTTTGAAACTTACAGGGATATTTCTAACGACCTTTTTTGCCATAGGGTTGAATGCGCAAACTGTTTTCTGGAGCGATAATTTTGATGCGCCTGCGGGTGGAGTCAATAATAACAATGCTGCCGCAGGTTGGGCACTTAATGTCAATGCTTCTGGCGGAAACCAATGGTATATTAATGGTGGCAGCACCTGCGGAGGTGGCAGTCGCCTGCATATTTCTTGTGGTGGTGGTCTTTGTGGTATTTTGGGTGGGCCGGGTGCTTCCATTTATAATGCGGGGACCGCAGCAACAGATAAATATTCTTCTTCTCCCGATATTTCAACAGTGGGACGGACGAGTATTACGCTTAAGTTTTCGTGGAAATGTAATGGGCAAGCAAATAATGACTACGGATTGCTGCGTTTGAGCAATGATGGAGGTGCTAACTGGACGGACTTGGCTACGAAGTATCAAAGTGCCAGTTCTTGCCAGAACGCTACAATTACTATCCCGGCTCAATATGAGAATATTTCTAATTTCCGGATAGCCTTCAGGTGGATTAATAACGGGGATAATGCTGGTTCGGATCCACCGTTCGATATAGACAATATTGAATTGAGTGTGCCCTCTGTTTCATGTCCGGTAGTTATTAACAATCAGTCATTTACACAACCAACTTGTCATAATTCAAACAATGGCACGGTTACTATTACTGCTTCTGGAGGCTCTACCTTAACCTATACTATTAATTCGGGTTCTCCGATTGTTAACTCAACAGGCTTGTTCAGTGGGCTGCCGGCAGGTACTTACTTGGTTTCGGTTTCTGATGGAACTTGTTCAACCACCGGTACAAATATTGTTTTAACCAATCCTCTGGCTATCACCGCCCCTACGGCATCTTCAAATAGTCCTTTGTGTCAAGGAGATACTATGAAACTTCTGGCCAGTGTTGTTTTAGGCGCTACCTATGCTTGGACAGGGCCAAACGGAAATAATTTCAACATAAAAGACCCTACTAAATTGAATGTGGCCCCGGCTGATGCCGGTAGTTATTCGGTAATTGCAACTATAGGAACTTGCAGTAGCAACAGTGCCTCAACAAATGTAGCGGTTACGACCATTCCGGCCACACCGACGGCTTCTTCTAACAGCCCGCTTTGCGAAGGGGCTACGTTGAACCTTTCGTCCACCACTATCTCCGGTTCTACTTATGACTGGACCGGGCCAAATAATTATACCAACCAGCAAAATCCGAGTAAGACAAATATTGCACTTGCTGATTCGGGAATTTATAGTGTGGTAGCGGTGTTCAACAACTGCAAAAGTTCACCAGCTACGACGACGGTTGTTGTCAATCCAACACCTGCATCACCTATTGCATCTTCAAACAGTCCGCTGTGCGAAGGAGCTACTTTGAATCTTACGGCGAGTACAGTTTCGGGTGCCATCTATAATTGGACCGGCCCGAATAATTTTAATAACCAGCAAAATCCAAGTGTATTAGGTACTGACGTTGCAGATGCAGGAACCTATTCGGTGGTGGCTATGATTGGTACTTGCAGCAGTTTGGCAGATACAACAGATGTTATAATAGCCCCGCCACCAAGTACACCTATTGCTTCCTCCAACAGTCCGGTATGCGAAGGGGACAGTTTACACCTGATGGCGGCAAATATAGTGGGCGCAACGTTCGATTGGACGGGTCCAAACACATTTACTAATGAGCAGAATCCAAATGTGGCGAATGTTAGCTCTGCTGATGATGGCTTATATACGGTTATTGCTACTATTGGTTCTTGTTCCAGCACTCCGGCCACTATCACTGTGGTGATTGAACCTTCACCGGTATTGGTAAGTCCTTCATCTAACAGCCCTCTTTGTTCGGGTGCAACTCTAACTTTGGATGCAGATAATCTATCTGGAGCCAGTTATTCTTGGACGGGTCCGAATGGATTCAGCGTTAATCTTCAAAGCACCACCCGACCCAATATAACGGTTCCTGATAGCGGTGATTATGAATTGACGGTCAGTGTGGGTAATTGCAGTTCGACGGAGATCGTTCATGTAGTGGTGGATGAAACTCCAATTGCTCCCGTACTTACAGCATCTAGCACCACCATTTGTGCCAGTGATTCAGTGGAGGTTTGTGCACCAAGCGGCTTTGCATCCTATCTCTGGAATCAAAACGGAGAAACCACTGAATGTGGAGCTGCAAAATTTGCAGGAGGTTTATGGGTAGATGTAACGGCTACAAATGGATGTTCTGTTCGGTCAAACACTTTGAGTATTTCGGTATTGCCAGTTCCAACTGTTTCTATTGTAAAACAAGGAGATACGCTTTCGACATTTGGAGCGGTAAGTTACCAATGGTTTAAAGATGGAGGAGCAATAAACGGAGCCACTTCGGCGGTATATATCGCTAACGGTTCGGGAACCTATTCTGTACAGATTACAGATGTAAATGGATGTAAGGCTACTTCTTCTGGTTTGGTGATAACGGGCATTCTGGAATTCTCGACATTGCAAGGGATAGAAGTATTTCCCAATCCATCATCGCGCAAGTTTAATATCCGGTATTCAGGTGAAGGCAGTAAATCGGTGGAGGTTTCCTTGTTTAATGTCATCGGGGAACAAGTATATCATAGGGCGGCTCTTTTCCAGAATGGGGTTGCGGTGCCTATCGATGTTTCAAATTGCTCGAAGGGAATTTACTTCCTACAGGTTCAGACATCTTCCGAGAAAGCGATTCAGAAGTTAGTGATTGAATAA